The Alosa sapidissima isolate fAloSap1 chromosome 6, fAloSap1.pri, whole genome shotgun sequence genome window below encodes:
- the map3k7 gene encoding mitogen-activated protein kinase kinase kinase 7 isoform X2, which yields MSVPSADMIETPPGYPFEEIDYGDIEVEEVVGRGAFGVVCKAKWRGKDVAIKTIESESERKAFQVELRQLSRVNHPNIVKLYGSCNNPVCLVMEYAEGGSLYNVLHGAEPLPHYTASHAMSWCLQCSQGVSYLHGMKPKALIHRDLKPPNLLLVAHGTVLKICDFGTACDIQTHMTNNKGSAAWMAPEVFEGSNYSEKCDVFSWGIILWEVITRRKPFDEIGGPAFRIMWAVHNGTRPPLIKNLPKPIESLMTRCWSKDPSQRPSMEEIVKIMVHLMKYFPRADEPLQYPYQYSDEGQSNSATSTGYTCTSTSNKSDNNMEHSNSPGSNDTIKIMETKFAPYKPKPDPLRSLPLSRGGSVESLSGRTQCLPSSDSKRMSADLSENAFSPAATCEPQRRRSVQDLPAVVTESQGSRSSSRSSSPSVRITPDKTDTNGSDNSIPMAYLTLDHQLQPLAPCPNSKESMAVFEQHCKMAQEYLKVQTEIALLIQRKKELIAELDQDEKDQQNTSRLVQEHKKLLEENKSLSTYYQKCKKQLELIRAQQQKRQGTS from the exons ATGTCTGTTCCTTCTGCCGATATGATTGAAACACCACCTGGATATCCTTTTGAAGAAATCGATTATGGGGATATTGAAGTTGAAGAG GTGGTGGGCCGAGGTGCCTTTGGTGTTGTTTGTAAAGCCAAGTGGAGAGGCAAAGATGTCGCAATCAAAACGATAGAGAGTGAATCTGAGAGGAAAGCCTTTCAAGTGGAG TTGCGGCAGCTCTCTCGTGTGAACCATCCCAACATTGTGAAGTTGTATGGCTCATGTAACAACCCA GTATGTCTGGTAATGGAATATGCAGAGGGGGGCTCTCTGTATAATG TGCTGCATGGTGCCGAACCCCTCCCCCATTACACGGCCTCCCATGCCATGAGCTGGTGTTTACAGTGCTCCCAGGGAGTCTCCTATCTACATGGCATGAAACCAAAGGCTCTCATTCACAGGGACCTCAAGCCACCCAA CCTCCTCCTGGTAGCTCATGGCACGGTGCTGAAGATCTGTGACTTTGGAACAGCGTGTGACATTCAGACACATATGACTAACAATAAAGGCAGCGCAGCGTGGATGGCACCCGAggtgtttgaag gCAGTAATTACAGTGAGAAGTGTGACGTGTTCAGCTGGGGCATCATCCTCTGGGAGGTCATCACTCGCCGGAAGCCCTTTGATGAGATAGGAGGCCCAGCCTTCCGCATCATGTGGGCCGTCCACAACG GCACACGCCCACCACTTATCAAGAACCTGCCCAAGCCCATCGAGAGtctgatgacccgctgctgGTCCAAAGACCCGTCCCAGCGGCCCTCCATGGAGGAGATAGTGAAGATCATGGTCCACCTGATGAAG TACTTTCCACGAGCTGATGAGCCCCTGCAGTACCCATACCAGTATTCAGATGAAGGCCAGAGCAACTCCGCCACCAGCACAG GCTACAcctgcaccagcaccagcaacaAGAGTGACAACAATATGGAACACAGCAACTCTCCAGGGAGCAATGACACCATCAAGATCATGGAGACAAAGTTTGCACCCTACAAACCAAAG CCGGACCCCTTGCGGAGCCTGCCCCTGTCCagggggggcagtgtggagAGCCTTTCCGGGAGAACACAGTGCCTGCCTTCCTCCGACAGCAAGAGAATGAGCGCTGACCTCTCAGAGAATGCCTTTTCTCCTGCAG CTACCTGTGAGCCCCAGAGACGCAGATCTGTGCAGGACCTCCCAGCTGTCGTCACCGAGTCTCAG gGGAGTAGAAGCAGCAGCAGGTCTTCCAGCCCCAGTGTGAGGATCACTCCAGACAAGACAG ATACCAACGGCTCAGACAACTCCATTCCCATGGCATATTTGACTCTAGACCACCAGCTGCAG CCCCTGGCTCCATGTCCCAACTCTAAAGAATCCATGGCTGTGTTCGAGCAGCACTGCAAAATGGCACAGGAGTACTTGAAAGTCCAGACCGAAATTGCCTTGCTGATACAGAGAAA GAAAGAGCTGATCGCTGAACTGGACCAGGATGAGAAGGACCAGCAGAACACGTCCCGTCTGGTGCAGGAGCATAAGAAGCTGCTGGAGGAGAACAAGTCCCTGTCCACCTACTACCAGAAGTGCAAGAAGCAGCTGGAGCTGATCCGCGCACAGCAGCAGAAGAGGCAGGGCACGTCCTGA
- the map3k7 gene encoding mitogen-activated protein kinase kinase kinase 7 isoform X1 has product MSVPSADMIETPPGYPFEEIDYGDIEVEEVVGRGAFGVVCKAKWRGKDVAIKTIESESERKAFQVELRQLSRVNHPNIVKLYGSCNNPVCLVMEYAEGGSLYNVLHGAEPLPHYTASHAMSWCLQCSQGVSYLHGMKPKALIHRDLKPPNLLLVAHGTVLKICDFGTACDIQTHMTNNKGSAAWMAPEVFEGSNYSEKCDVFSWGIILWEVITRRKPFDEIGGPAFRIMWAVHNGTRPPLIKNLPKPIESLMTRCWSKDPSQRPSMEEIVKIMVHLMKYFPRADEPLQYPYQYSDEGQSNSATSTGYTCTSTSNKSDNNMEHSNSPGSNDTIKIMETKFAPYKPKPDPLRSLPLSRGGSVESLSGRTQCLPSSDSKRMSADLSENAFSPAARPQYKRGHRKTASFGTILDVPKIVVTATCEPQRRRSVQDLPAVVTESQGSRSSSRSSSPSVRITPDKTDTNGSDNSIPMAYLTLDHQLQPLAPCPNSKESMAVFEQHCKMAQEYLKVQTEIALLIQRKKELIAELDQDEKDQQNTSRLVQEHKKLLEENKSLSTYYQKCKKQLELIRAQQQKRQGTS; this is encoded by the exons ATGTCTGTTCCTTCTGCCGATATGATTGAAACACCACCTGGATATCCTTTTGAAGAAATCGATTATGGGGATATTGAAGTTGAAGAG GTGGTGGGCCGAGGTGCCTTTGGTGTTGTTTGTAAAGCCAAGTGGAGAGGCAAAGATGTCGCAATCAAAACGATAGAGAGTGAATCTGAGAGGAAAGCCTTTCAAGTGGAG TTGCGGCAGCTCTCTCGTGTGAACCATCCCAACATTGTGAAGTTGTATGGCTCATGTAACAACCCA GTATGTCTGGTAATGGAATATGCAGAGGGGGGCTCTCTGTATAATG TGCTGCATGGTGCCGAACCCCTCCCCCATTACACGGCCTCCCATGCCATGAGCTGGTGTTTACAGTGCTCCCAGGGAGTCTCCTATCTACATGGCATGAAACCAAAGGCTCTCATTCACAGGGACCTCAAGCCACCCAA CCTCCTCCTGGTAGCTCATGGCACGGTGCTGAAGATCTGTGACTTTGGAACAGCGTGTGACATTCAGACACATATGACTAACAATAAAGGCAGCGCAGCGTGGATGGCACCCGAggtgtttgaag gCAGTAATTACAGTGAGAAGTGTGACGTGTTCAGCTGGGGCATCATCCTCTGGGAGGTCATCACTCGCCGGAAGCCCTTTGATGAGATAGGAGGCCCAGCCTTCCGCATCATGTGGGCCGTCCACAACG GCACACGCCCACCACTTATCAAGAACCTGCCCAAGCCCATCGAGAGtctgatgacccgctgctgGTCCAAAGACCCGTCCCAGCGGCCCTCCATGGAGGAGATAGTGAAGATCATGGTCCACCTGATGAAG TACTTTCCACGAGCTGATGAGCCCCTGCAGTACCCATACCAGTATTCAGATGAAGGCCAGAGCAACTCCGCCACCAGCACAG GCTACAcctgcaccagcaccagcaacaAGAGTGACAACAATATGGAACACAGCAACTCTCCAGGGAGCAATGACACCATCAAGATCATGGAGACAAAGTTTGCACCCTACAAACCAAAG CCGGACCCCTTGCGGAGCCTGCCCCTGTCCagggggggcagtgtggagAGCCTTTCCGGGAGAACACAGTGCCTGCCTTCCTCCGACAGCAAGAGAATGAGCGCTGACCTCTCAGAGAATGCCTTTTCTCCTGCAG CACGCCCCCAGTATAAACGAGGTCACCGTAAAACGGCATCGTTTGGCACCATTCTTGATGTCCCCAAGATCGTCGTCACAG CTACCTGTGAGCCCCAGAGACGCAGATCTGTGCAGGACCTCCCAGCTGTCGTCACCGAGTCTCAG gGGAGTAGAAGCAGCAGCAGGTCTTCCAGCCCCAGTGTGAGGATCACTCCAGACAAGACAG ATACCAACGGCTCAGACAACTCCATTCCCATGGCATATTTGACTCTAGACCACCAGCTGCAG CCCCTGGCTCCATGTCCCAACTCTAAAGAATCCATGGCTGTGTTCGAGCAGCACTGCAAAATGGCACAGGAGTACTTGAAAGTCCAGACCGAAATTGCCTTGCTGATACAGAGAAA GAAAGAGCTGATCGCTGAACTGGACCAGGATGAGAAGGACCAGCAGAACACGTCCCGTCTGGTGCAGGAGCATAAGAAGCTGCTGGAGGAGAACAAGTCCCTGTCCACCTACTACCAGAAGTGCAAGAAGCAGCTGGAGCTGATCCGCGCACAGCAGCAGAAGAGGCAGGGCACGTCCTGA